A section of the Triticum dicoccoides isolate Atlit2015 ecotype Zavitan chromosome 7A, WEW_v2.0, whole genome shotgun sequence genome encodes:
- the LOC119333896 gene encoding nuclear transcription factor Y subunit B-like yields MSDAPASPPGGGFGGVREQDRFLPIANIRSIMKMAILANGKITKDDKETVWECISKFIASSPASEASDKCQREKCKTINIDDLLWPMATLGFQEYIEPLKVYLQNYRA; encoded by the exons ATGTCGGACGCGCCGGCGAGCCCGCCGGGCGGCGGCTTCGGTGGCGTCAGGGAGCAGGACAGGTTCCTGCCCATCGCCAACATCAGGAGCATCATGAAGATGGCCATCCTGGCCAACGGCAAGATCACCAAGGACGACAAGGAGACCGTGTGGGAGTGCATCTCGAAGTTCATTGCTTCATCGCCAGCGAGTGA GGCGAGCGACAAGTGCCAGAGGGAGAAGTGCAAGACCATCAACATCGACGACCTGCTCTGGCCGATGGCCACGCTAGGCTTTCAGGAGTACATTGAGCCCCTCAAGGTTTATCTACAGAATTACAGAG CCTGA